The Streptomyces luteogriseus genome includes a window with the following:
- a CDS encoding IclR family transcriptional regulator domain-containing protein: MDDNEPGRYFVQSLERGLAVIRAFTAGTPEMTLSEVARITGMSRATARRFLLTFADLGYMATDGRHFRLTPRVLELGYAYLSSMSLAQIAQPHLEHLVAEVHESSSVAVLDDEDVVYVSRVPTRRIMTVSISIGTRFAAHATSLGRVLLAHLDEPRLRHYLDTASLKPLTSRTITSREALAAELEHVRAQGWCLVDQELEQGLISIGVPIRNEARRVVAGINLSTHVSRRTPDSIRHDLLPPLLATAADIEAELKVPG; the protein is encoded by the coding sequence ATGGACGACAACGAACCCGGGCGGTACTTCGTGCAGTCCCTCGAACGAGGGCTGGCCGTCATCCGTGCGTTCACCGCCGGCACACCCGAGATGACCCTCTCGGAGGTCGCCAGGATCACCGGCATGAGCCGTGCCACCGCACGGCGCTTCCTGCTCACCTTCGCCGACCTGGGGTACATGGCCACCGACGGCCGCCACTTCCGCCTCACGCCCCGGGTCCTGGAACTGGGCTACGCCTACCTGTCCAGCATGTCCCTGGCGCAGATCGCCCAGCCCCACCTGGAGCACCTGGTCGCCGAGGTCCACGAGTCCTCGTCGGTGGCGGTGCTCGACGACGAGGACGTGGTGTACGTCAGCCGGGTACCCACCCGGCGGATCATGACGGTCTCCATCAGCATCGGGACCCGCTTCGCCGCCCATGCCACCTCCCTCGGCCGGGTCCTGCTCGCCCACCTCGACGAGCCCCGGCTGCGGCACTACCTGGACACCGCCTCCCTCAAGCCGCTCACCTCCCGCACCATCACCTCAAGGGAGGCACTCGCCGCCGAACTGGAACACGTACGGGCACAGGGTTGGTGTCTGGTGGACCAGGAACTGGAACAGGGCCTGATATCGATCGGCGTACCCATCCGGAACGAGGCACGACGGGTGGTGGCAGGCATCAACCTCTCCACCCACGTCAGCCGGCGAACGCCGGACTCGATACGCCACGATCTGCTGCCGCCGCTCCTGGCCACCGCCGCCGACATCGAAGCCGAGCTGAAGGTCCCCGGCTAG